The following are encoded together in the Microcoleus sp. FACHB-68 genome:
- a CDS encoding nucleotidyltransferase produces MVAKKREELLAIVAAHRQDLQEMGVNSLDLLGWEVRNEADSNNNLNVLAKFERPCGLFQFFRVKHYLEDILGCPINLGTEKAERAYLQSPVLQEALRSF; encoded by the coding sequence ATGGTAGCGAAGAAGCGTGAAGAACTATTAGCAATAGTGGCGGCACACCGGCAGGATTTACAAGAAATGGGTGTGAACTCTTTAGACTTGCTAGGTTGGGAAGTCAGAAATGAAGCCGATTCTAATAATAATCTAAACGTTTTAGCCAAGTTCGAGCGACCGTGCGGGCTATTTCAATTCTTCCGCGTCAAACACTACTTAGAAGATATCCTAGGCTGTCCGATAAATTTGGGAACGGAAAAAGCTGAGAGAGCGTATTTACAATCGCCGGTTCTCCAAGAAGCACTCCGCAGCTTCTAA
- a CDS encoding phytanoyl-CoA dioxygenase family protein, with the protein MKQQRYNQQQIDSFAQAVLNDGYCVLRDHFSTATLNVWREAFAPLLHDHIEREGKLRNRGSARYYVTLPFNAPFADPSIYEDEDVLALVERLVGEDAVMCQLATDTPLLGSDYQDVHRDAPPLFPEAGIETPPFQLAINFPLVDVTLENGPFEVVRGTHMIPKAEGLQRLESGEIKLEPVLLKAGDVMIRDVRGLHRGTPNRTEIPRPMVVIGYSRRWLYRPEVCIHIPRASFDALSERARHLLRFNPIVESLEEKPAVEVYQAFAY; encoded by the coding sequence ATGAAGCAACAACGGTATAATCAACAACAAATTGACTCGTTCGCCCAAGCGGTTTTGAACGATGGCTATTGCGTGTTGCGCGATCACTTTTCCACCGCAACACTGAATGTTTGGCGCGAAGCCTTTGCGCCCTTGCTACACGATCATATCGAGCGCGAAGGTAAACTTCGCAATCGCGGCTCAGCTCGTTATTATGTTACCCTTCCCTTCAACGCTCCCTTTGCCGATCCCAGTATTTATGAAGATGAGGATGTGCTAGCGCTGGTTGAGCGTTTGGTGGGCGAAGATGCGGTGATGTGCCAGTTGGCAACAGACACGCCATTGCTGGGTTCTGACTATCAAGATGTGCACCGGGATGCGCCGCCGCTTTTCCCGGAAGCTGGGATAGAAACGCCGCCATTTCAGCTAGCAATTAACTTCCCACTCGTGGATGTGACGCTGGAAAATGGCCCGTTTGAGGTGGTGCGGGGCACGCACATGATCCCCAAGGCGGAAGGCTTGCAGCGCCTGGAGTCGGGTGAGATCAAGTTAGAGCCGGTTTTGCTGAAAGCCGGCGATGTGATGATCCGCGATGTGCGGGGACTTCACAGAGGCACTCCTAACCGCACAGAAATACCGCGTCCAATGGTGGTAATTGGCTATAGCCGGCGCTGGTTATATCGCCCGGAGGTTTGCATTCACATTCCCCGTGCTTCCTTTGATGCACTTTCGGAACGCGCCCGCCATTTATTGCGCTTCAATCCAATTGTTGAATCCTTGGAAGAGAAGCCGGCAGTTGAGGTTTATCAAGCGTTTGCTTACTAA
- a CDS encoding pentapeptide repeat-containing protein yields MASNLQPKELRKSLEKWTQAENEGKEFNLTDEQLHWEIYDLLGVEGLTPEIVKDMRVWLDASDESRPVQLFNRLNNFYLRWCDGEFIDAPAENLPQKKMRLLKEQVQPQQLGQRQVDIYAGLNVMILLLELNRYALSKARLKDEIAFYPCGKKDTEGFDNQRLLRIISYSNCFSVGVFNTIVGKFLSKANLIGADLHSTDLSEANLRDANLIRANLSEANLIGADLYSADLMGANFSRANFSRANFSCPNLSRVNLSRANLYFADLSGANLSEANLIGVNLIYANLSGANFSRANLNRAQLIRAKLYHNANLSGANLSGANLRSAQLIAANLENISWNEDTKWDDVQWLETAKNTPAALKQQLGLE; encoded by the coding sequence ATGGCATCCAACTTACAGCCTAAAGAATTGAGAAAAAGCCTAGAGAAGTGGACACAAGCAGAAAATGAAGGGAAAGAATTTAATCTAACCGATGAGCAGCTACATTGGGAAATTTACGATTTGCTGGGTGTTGAAGGATTAACGCCAGAAATTGTGAAAGATATGAGAGTGTGGCTAGATGCGAGTGACGAATCTCGACCCGTGCAGCTATTCAATCGTCTAAATAATTTTTATCTGCGCTGGTGTGATGGGGAATTTATTGACGCGCCGGCAGAAAATTTACCGCAGAAAAAAATGCGGTTACTCAAAGAGCAAGTGCAACCGCAACAGTTAGGACAGCGGCAGGTAGACATTTATGCCGGCTTAAATGTCATGATTTTGCTCTTAGAGTTAAATCGCTACGCCTTATCAAAAGCTCGCCTAAAAGATGAAATCGCCTTCTATCCCTGCGGTAAAAAAGACACTGAAGGTTTTGATAATCAGCGATTGCTTCGCATCATCAGCTACAGCAATTGTTTTAGCGTGGGAGTATTCAACACAATAGTTGGTAAATTCCTCTCTAAGGCAAATCTCATTGGCGCAGACCTCCATAGCACAGACCTCAGTGAGGCAAACCTCAGAGACGCAAATCTCATTCGCGCAAACCTCAGTGAGGCAAATCTCATTGGCGCAGACCTCTATAGCGCAGACCTCATGGGCGCAAACTTTAGTCGCGCAAACTTTAGTCGCGCAAACTTTAGTTGCCCAAACCTCAGTCGCGTAAACCTCAGTCGCGCAAATCTCTACTTCGCAGACCTCAGTGGCGCAAACCTTAGTGAGGCAAACCTCATTGGCGTAAACCTCATTTACGCCAACCTCAGTGGTGCAAACTTCAGTCGCGCAAACCTCAATCGCGCACAACTCATTCGCGCAAAACTCTATCACAACGCAAACCTCAGTGGCGCAAACCTCAGTGGCGCAAACCTCAGAAGCGCACAACTCATTGCCGCAAACCTCGAAAACATTTCCTGGAATGAGGATACGAAGTGGGATGATGTGCAATGGTTGGAGACAGCAAAGAATACACCGGCGGCCTTAAAGCAACAGTTAGGACTGGAGTGA
- a CDS encoding M20 family metallopeptidase, protein MIASSITPTSVNLSQLRPAIYELQPQLVEWRRRLHQQPELAFKEKLTAEFVSQKLREWGIDHETGIANTGIVATIDSGKPGQVLAIRADMDALPIQEENEVPYKSQHDGRMHACGHDGHTAIALGTAYYLSQHRQDFAGAVKIIFQPAEEGPGGAKPMIEAGVLKNPDADAIIGLHLWNNLPLGTVGVRTGALMAATECFYCTIQGKGGHGAMPHQTVDSILVASQVVNALQTIVARNVNPLESAVVTVGKFQAGTALNVIADSAQLSGTVRYFNPALGEYLPQRLEQIIAGVCNSHGATYELKYVRLYPPVINDAAIAELVRFVAASVVETPAGIVPECQTMGGEDMSFFLQELPGCYFFLGSANLSKNLAYPHHHPRFDFDEAALGMGVEIFVRCVEKFCI, encoded by the coding sequence ATGATTGCTTCCTCTATTACCCCAACTTCCGTTAATCTCTCCCAACTGCGACCGGCTATTTATGAACTGCAACCACAATTAGTCGAGTGGCGTCGCCGGCTGCATCAACAGCCTGAACTTGCTTTCAAAGAAAAGCTAACAGCGGAGTTTGTCTCGCAAAAATTGCGGGAATGGGGAATAGATCATGAAACCGGCATCGCAAACACCGGCATTGTCGCCACGATAGATAGTGGCAAACCGGGTCAAGTGCTGGCTATTCGGGCGGATATGGATGCACTGCCGATTCAAGAGGAAAATGAAGTTCCCTATAAATCGCAGCATGATGGCAGGATGCACGCCTGCGGTCACGATGGTCACACGGCAATTGCCCTCGGCACAGCCTACTATCTCTCCCAACACCGGCAAGATTTCGCCGGCGCAGTTAAGATTATCTTCCAGCCGGCAGAAGAAGGGCCGGGGGGCGCAAAGCCGATGATTGAAGCCGGTGTGCTAAAAAATCCGGATGCAGACGCCATCATTGGCTTGCACTTGTGGAACAACCTCCCCCTCGGTACAGTAGGCGTTCGTACCGGCGCGTTGATGGCGGCAACCGAATGTTTTTACTGCACGATTCAGGGCAAAGGCGGACACGGGGCGATGCCGCATCAAACGGTAGATTCGATTTTAGTCGCTTCCCAAGTTGTAAATGCCTTGCAAACGATTGTGGCGCGGAATGTAAATCCGTTAGAATCCGCAGTGGTTACGGTTGGAAAATTTCAGGCCGGCACTGCACTCAACGTGATTGCTGATAGCGCCCAATTAAGCGGAACCGTGCGCTATTTTAACCCAGCGTTGGGCGAATACCTTCCCCAGCGACTTGAGCAAATCATTGCCGGTGTTTGTAATAGTCACGGCGCGACTTATGAACTCAAATATGTGCGGCTGTATCCGCCGGTGATTAATGATGCTGCGATTGCAGAATTGGTGCGTTTTGTAGCAGCTTCGGTAGTAGAAACGCCTGCCGGCATCGTTCCAGAATGTCAAACAATGGGCGGTGAAGATATGTCTTTCTTCCTGCAAGAATTACCCGGTTGCTATTTCTTTCTTGGTTCTGCAAATTTGTCGAAAAACTTAGCTTACCCTCACCACCATCCCCGTTTTGATTTTGATGAAGCTGCCCTAGGAATGGGGGTAGAAATCTTTGTGCGATGTGTTGAAAAATTCTGTATTTAG
- the modA gene encoding molybdate ABC transporter substrate-binding protein yields the protein MKKTPILTLISWIAIFCLWLAGCTEQAKPVALTISANPSLKETILEVSELYTQKKPNVTITYNTGGATFLQEQIQQGAPVDLFVTNNPKVIKTLKSQGLVLDNYPQPFIKNQVVLITPKDSTGISKFQDLVSNRVKKVAMGEPENTQTGIYGKEVLTFFKIFDQVKKKAVFGEYSLQLVKDVAAGNADAGIVYRSDTRTSDKIKIVAVAPEDSHSSFVYQIMVIKSSKNIPYAQDFIQFLSGKKAFNKLQEAGYLRVEED from the coding sequence TTGAAAAAAACACCAATTCTTACTTTAATTAGCTGGATCGCTATCTTCTGTCTGTGGTTAGCCGGTTGTACTGAACAAGCTAAACCTGTAGCACTCACGATTTCTGCCAACCCAAGTTTAAAAGAAACCATCCTCGAAGTTAGCGAACTTTACACCCAAAAAAAACCAAATGTTACAATTACTTATAACACTGGCGGTGCCACTTTCCTGCAAGAACAAATTCAACAAGGCGCACCCGTCGATCTTTTTGTTACAAACAATCCAAAAGTAATCAAGACTTTAAAATCCCAAGGGTTGGTACTTGATAATTACCCTCAACCTTTTATAAAAAATCAAGTTGTCTTGATTACGCCGAAAGATTCCACCGGCATCTCAAAATTCCAAGACTTAGTCAGTAATCGAGTCAAAAAGGTGGCGATGGGAGAACCAGAAAACACACAAACTGGAATATATGGCAAAGAAGTTTTAACCTTCTTTAAAATATTCGATCAGGTAAAAAAGAAAGCGGTTTTTGGCGAATATTCGCTTCAGCTTGTTAAAGATGTTGCAGCGGGAAACGCCGATGCCGGTATTGTCTATCGTTCAGATACACGAACATCAGATAAAATTAAAATTGTGGCAGTCGCACCTGAAGATTCTCATTCTTCCTTTGTCTATCAGATAATGGTAATCAAAAGTAGTAAGAACATCCCTTATGCTCAAGATTTTATCCAATTCTTATCAGGCAAAAAGGCTTTTAATAAGCTTCAAGAAGCTGGTTATTTAAGAGTTGAAGAAGATTAA
- a CDS encoding response regulator, whose protein sequence is MTKKILIVDDEPHIRILLEQTLEELEDEGVELLTATNGEEALETIQSEKPELVFLDVMMPKMNGFEVCDAVKNKLGMLNIYIIMLTAKGQEFDKQKGKEVGSDLYMTKPFDPDEVLEKSKTILEL, encoded by the coding sequence ATGACAAAAAAAATATTAATCGTAGATGATGAGCCTCATATCCGAATTCTCCTAGAACAAACCTTAGAAGAACTCGAAGATGAAGGTGTAGAATTGCTGACAGCAACCAATGGAGAAGAAGCCCTTGAAACCATCCAAAGCGAAAAACCTGAACTTGTTTTTCTCGATGTGATGATGCCTAAAATGAACGGTTTTGAAGTGTGCGACGCAGTTAAAAACAAACTGGGAATGCTGAATATTTATATTATTATGCTAACTGCAAAAGGTCAAGAATTTGACAAACAAAAGGGCAAAGAAGTTGGATCTGATCTATACATGACAAAACCATTCGATCCCGATGAAGTCCTTGAAAAATCTAAAACAATTTTAGAATTATAA
- a CDS encoding response regulator, with translation MNPSSDEPLHRFQLSIRHRLSLLFGTLVTLNLMAVGIGAMALNQAVSASSLSTRIASQRGNVFKLAYLANTRSTQTNPQNRAALSREMKDEIEQFEALLSALHQGSTELNVPAITDETVLVQLGKVEDTWEIYRPNLEEYLAATPDAEEGYLQAINNLGTFLANQLDTVAHSLNRQSAGSAVRDQSLLLLGLIVSLLASGIAFFMVSQISRALSRLTHTARRMGSGDLKVQALVASHDEVGILANTLNVMAAQIDSLLKGMEARSSELADTLANLGAIIDNLADGLLVIDPAGKIGRFNPALLAMFGLPAVDLRGKHCLELSRTEVVELVEQTRGRPREVFTAELELAEGRLGQALATGIYKDSPDPAKENQSAANESLKSDAHFIGSVILIRDITTEKEIDRMKTDFISTVSHELRTPLTSVLGFAKIIKKKLEEGLFPLIQSENGKTQKTIRQVRENINIIVLEGERLTSLINDVLDIAKMEAGKIEWQMQPVSIAEIIERAFSATSSLFQQKNLEKVLKVEDELPEVIGDRDRLIQVMINLISNAVKFTEAGSITCRARRHNHQIIINIIDTGIGIEPNDLEKVFERFKQVGDTLTDKPKGTGLGLPISKQIVEHHGGKIWVESQLGVGSQFSFSLPIASRTNAEIEKINIDTLVRQLKHSLIQTEPLPAEHHKTILVVDDESHIRQLLRQELEAEGYEVWEATDGMDAISQVKVKKPDLIILDVMMPQINGFEVAAVLKNDPQTMGIPIVILSIIEDKDRGYRLGIDRYFTKPVNTEDLLKEISLLISQGMSKKKVLVVDEDASTVRILADMLQTKGYSVVEAFNGPECIEKALSTKPDMIIVDSLFSQQHDLVKTLRFKNGLENVFFLLLANGEAEKDIQNNPPQDHP, from the coding sequence ATGAACCCTAGCTCAGACGAACCCCTGCATCGCTTTCAACTGAGTATTCGCCACCGATTGAGCCTGCTGTTTGGCACACTTGTAACCCTTAACTTGATGGCTGTGGGGATTGGGGCAATGGCACTCAACCAGGCAGTCAGTGCCAGCTCTTTAAGCACGCGGATCGCCTCACAGCGGGGAAACGTGTTTAAACTGGCTTATTTAGCCAATACTCGCAGCACTCAAACCAACCCCCAGAATCGAGCTGCCCTGAGTCGGGAAATGAAAGACGAAATTGAGCAGTTTGAGGCGTTGCTCAGTGCATTGCATCAGGGTTCAACTGAATTGAACGTCCCTGCCATCACCGATGAAACTGTGCTAGTTCAGTTAGGCAAAGTTGAAGACACATGGGAAATTTACCGGCCTAACTTAGAAGAATATCTGGCTGCTACCCCAGATGCAGAAGAGGGCTATCTTCAAGCCATTAATAATCTGGGCACTTTCTTAGCGAACCAGTTAGATACTGTGGCACATTCTCTGAACCGGCAGTCAGCTGGCAGCGCTGTTCGGGATCAGTCTTTATTATTACTGGGGCTGATCGTGAGTTTGCTGGCAAGCGGAATCGCCTTTTTCATGGTGTCTCAAATTTCTCGCGCCCTTAGCCGGTTGACTCATACCGCCCGACGCATGGGGTCCGGTGATTTGAAAGTGCAGGCGCTGGTGGCATCCCATGATGAGGTTGGCATCCTGGCAAACACCCTCAATGTAATGGCAGCACAGATCGACAGCCTGCTGAAGGGAATGGAAGCACGAAGCAGTGAATTAGCAGATACCTTGGCGAATTTAGGCGCGATTATTGACAACTTAGCCGATGGTTTGCTCGTGATCGATCCTGCCGGCAAAATAGGCCGGTTTAATCCCGCCTTACTGGCGATGTTTGGTTTGCCAGCGGTTGATCTGAGGGGTAAACACTGCTTGGAGTTGTCGAGAACGGAGGTGGTAGAACTGGTCGAACAAACTAGGGGACGCCCCAGAGAAGTGTTTACGGCAGAGTTGGAACTGGCGGAAGGCCGGTTGGGCCAAGCTTTGGCAACGGGTATCTATAAGGATTCCCCCGATCCTGCTAAGGAAAACCAGTCGGCAGCCAACGAGAGTTTAAAGTCGGACGCTCATTTTATCGGTTCGGTGATTCTGATCCGTGATATCACCACTGAGAAAGAAATCGACCGCATGAAAACGGATTTTATTTCCACAGTTTCTCACGAGCTGCGGACGCCTTTAACATCCGTGTTGGGATTTGCCAAAATTATTAAGAAAAAACTGGAGGAAGGCTTATTTCCTTTAATTCAATCTGAGAATGGGAAAACTCAAAAAACCATTAGGCAGGTCAGAGAAAATATCAACATTATTGTGTTAGAAGGGGAGCGTCTGACTTCGCTCATCAATGATGTTTTGGATATTGCGAAGATGGAAGCCGGCAAAATAGAGTGGCAAATGCAGCCGGTTTCCATAGCGGAAATTATCGAACGTGCTTTTTCGGCGACATCTTCCCTATTTCAGCAGAAAAACCTAGAAAAAGTTTTAAAGGTAGAAGATGAACTGCCAGAAGTAATAGGAGATCGTGATCGGCTGATTCAGGTAATGATTAATTTAATTTCCAATGCTGTAAAGTTTACCGAAGCCGGCTCGATAACTTGCAGAGCTAGACGGCATAATCATCAGATTATTATTAATATCATTGATACCGGCATCGGCATCGAACCCAATGATTTAGAGAAAGTTTTTGAGCGATTTAAGCAGGTAGGAGACACCCTGACTGACAAACCTAAAGGAACGGGTTTAGGGTTGCCGATTTCCAAGCAGATCGTCGAACATCATGGCGGGAAAATTTGGGTAGAAAGTCAGTTGGGTGTGGGAAGTCAATTTTCATTTTCTTTACCCATCGCTTCTCGCACGAATGCCGAGATAGAAAAAATTAATATCGACACCCTCGTTAGGCAATTAAAACATAGCCTTATCCAAACAGAACCTTTGCCGGCAGAACATCATAAAACTATTCTCGTTGTTGATGATGAATCCCACATTCGCCAACTACTGAGACAGGAACTAGAAGCGGAAGGTTACGAAGTTTGGGAAGCTACAGATGGAATGGATGCCATTTCCCAGGTGAAGGTAAAAAAACCTGATCTAATTATTTTAGATGTCATGATGCCTCAAATCAACGGATTTGAGGTGGCGGCTGTTCTGAAAAACGATCCACAAACGATGGGAATTCCGATAGTAATTTTATCAATTATTGAGGATAAAGATCGCGGCTATCGGCTCGGAATTGATCGCTATTTTACAAAGCCGGTGAATACAGAAGACTTGCTCAAAGAAATTAGCTTACTAATTTCTCAAGGAATGTCTAAAAAGAAAGTTCTCGTGGTAGATGAAGATGCCTCAACCGTGAGAATTTTAGCGGATATGTTGCAAACCAAAGGATACAGCGTCGTCGAAGCCTTTAATGGCCCTGAGTGCATTGAAAAAGCATTATCCACCAAACCTGATATGATTATTGTAGATTCCCTGTTCTCACAACAACACGACCTAGTTAAAACCTTGCGATTTAAAAACGGACTAGAAAACGTTTTCTTCCTTTTACTAGCCAATGGAGAAGCAGAAAAAGACATCCAGAATAACCCACCGCAAGATCATCCATAA
- a CDS encoding YiaA/YiaB family inner membrane protein → MQPLNTGSHQAHSAAWVIQAWASFVISVGATGAGILYLPVDGWVKSYMGMGLVFTVGSTLSLAKTVRDEHETKRLAARIDEARVEKLLVEHHPLK, encoded by the coding sequence ATGCAACCATTAAATACGGGTTCTCATCAAGCACATAGTGCCGCTTGGGTAATTCAGGCGTGGGCATCATTTGTTATATCCGTTGGAGCGACAGGTGCCGGCATTCTCTACTTACCTGTTGATGGCTGGGTAAAAAGCTACATGGGCATGGGTTTAGTGTTTACCGTTGGTTCTACCCTCAGCTTAGCGAAAACAGTGCGAGACGAGCATGAAACGAAACGACTTGCCGCTCGAATCGATGAAGCCAGAGTTGAGAAATTACTTGTAGAACATCATCCTTTAAAATAA
- a CDS encoding ferredoxin: MSDFSPPAHTQEPERSGLEPELGGALRNGPERSGLEPELGGILRQKGVYVDEITCIGCKHCAHVARNTFYIEPDYGRSRVVRQDGDSEELIQEAIDTCPVDCIHWTDYTEIKKLEEERKYQVIPVVGFPIDHAVIAANRRRQKLDKRRKSRE; the protein is encoded by the coding sequence ATGTCAGACTTTTCTCCACCGGCACACACCCAAGAACCTGAAAGGTCGGGGCTGGAACCGGAGTTAGGAGGTGCTTTACGCAATGGCCCGGAACGTTCCGGTTTAGAACCGGAACTTGGCGGTATCTTGCGGCAAAAGGGCGTCTATGTCGATGAAATTACTTGCATCGGCTGTAAGCATTGCGCTCACGTCGCCCGTAACACTTTCTACATTGAACCCGACTATGGACGCTCTCGCGTGGTTCGCCAAGATGGTGATTCCGAAGAGTTAATTCAAGAAGCCATCGACACCTGTCCGGTTGATTGCATTCATTGGACTGATTATACGGAAATCAAAAAACTTGAAGAAGAGCGGAAATATCAAGTTATCCCCGTTGTGGGATTTCCCATTGACCATGCTGTTATTGCGGCTAACCGACGCCGGCAAAAGCTGGATAAACGGCGCAAATCTCGGGAATAG
- a CDS encoding DUF1257 domain-containing protein, producing the protein MSHFSQIKTQIRNLTSLEAALTDLGIDWKAGPKEVRGYKGQTYNAEIAIEQNNGYDVGFSWNGQEYELVADLQFWQQAWSVDGFINKVSQRYAYHTVVNETAKQGFQVSEQQKNEDGSIRLVLQRWSA; encoded by the coding sequence ATGTCACACTTTAGCCAAATTAAAACCCAAATCCGCAATCTGACCTCCTTGGAAGCCGCTTTAACCGATTTAGGAATTGACTGGAAAGCCGGCCCTAAAGAAGTGCGAGGCTATAAGGGACAAACCTACAACGCTGAAATTGCCATCGAACAAAACAATGGTTACGATGTGGGCTTCAGCTGGAATGGCCAAGAATATGAACTGGTTGCTGATCTACAGTTTTGGCAGCAAGCTTGGTCTGTTGATGGCTTCATCAATAAGGTGTCACAGCGTTACGCGTACCATACCGTAGTAAATGAAACCGCAAAGCAAGGCTTCCAAGTGTCTGAACAGCAAAAAAATGAAGATGGTTCTATCCGCCTAGTGCTGCAACGCTGGAGTGCCTGA
- a CDS encoding DUF2997 domain-containing protein, with the protein METLEFVIYPDGRVQEKVTGIVGASCAEVTAAIEAQLGQVLSTEQTSEFFAQTVHQSATATAQTTFSEW; encoded by the coding sequence ATGGAAACGCTAGAGTTTGTGATTTATCCGGATGGCCGAGTGCAGGAAAAAGTAACCGGCATTGTGGGCGCATCTTGCGCGGAGGTCACTGCCGCAATTGAAGCCCAACTCGGACAAGTGCTCTCTACAGAGCAAACCTCTGAATTTTTTGCCCAAACAGTTCACCAGTCGGCGACGGCAACGGCCCAGACGACTTTTAGCGAGTGGTGA
- a CDS encoding saccharopine dehydrogenase-like oxidoreductase yields the protein MSTQQFTNQNNTSAGNSGAVRVGVLGFGGLGQAAARVLAPKHEMRCVAAADQKGYACNAEGLNPDACIKVYQSQGSLGYLEPAGRLSNNSIADLIENASVEGYFLALPNLPNTFMASVARQFIQSGWRGVLVDAMKRTSAVEQMLELQDELQQAGITYMTGCGATPGLLTAAAALAAQSYAEIHSVKITFGVGIANWEAYRATIREDIAHMPGYNVERAMAMTDAQVQALLDETGGLLTLENMEHADDIMLELAGICSRDQVTVGGVVDTRNAKKPLSTNVQITGRTFEGKISTHTFTLGDETSMAANVCGPAFGYLKAGIMLHRRGIYGLFTAAEVMPQFVR from the coding sequence ATGAGTACACAACAATTTACAAATCAAAATAATACGAGTGCCGGCAACTCTGGTGCGGTACGCGTGGGGGTGTTGGGTTTTGGCGGATTGGGCCAAGCCGCAGCTAGGGTTCTTGCGCCTAAGCACGAGATGCGCTGCGTGGCAGCCGCCGATCAAAAAGGCTACGCTTGCAACGCGGAAGGGTTAAATCCCGATGCCTGCATCAAGGTTTACCAGTCTCAAGGTTCTTTGGGCTATCTGGAGCCGGCAGGCCGTCTCAGCAACAACAGTATTGCGGACTTAATAGAAAACGCCTCAGTTGAGGGCTACTTTCTAGCACTGCCGAATTTGCCCAATACCTTTATGGCTTCTGTGGCGCGGCAGTTTATTCAATCTGGATGGCGGGGGGTGCTGGTAGACGCCATGAAACGTACCAGTGCGGTTGAGCAGATGCTGGAGTTACAAGACGAGTTACAGCAGGCCGGTATTACCTACATGACCGGCTGTGGGGCAACGCCCGGTTTACTAACAGCCGCAGCCGCTTTAGCCGCTCAAAGCTATGCTGAAATACACAGCGTAAAAATTACCTTTGGGGTCGGCATTGCCAACTGGGAAGCCTATCGCGCCACGATCCGCGAGGATATTGCCCATATGCCCGGTTACAATGTAGAGCGGGCGATGGCCATGACGGATGCCCAGGTGCAAGCGTTGCTCGATGAAACCGGCGGCTTACTCACCCTGGAAAATATGGAACACGCTGACGACATCATGCTGGAACTTGCCGGCATTTGTTCGCGCGATCAAGTCACGGTGGGAGGCGTTGTCGATACACGCAACGCTAAAAAGCCCCTCAGCACAAATGTTCAAATTACAGGTCGCACGTTTGAAGGGAAAATTTCCACTCACACCTTCACCCTAGGCGATGAAACCAGTATGGCCGCAAACGTTTGTGGGCCGGCCTTTGGCTATCTCAAAGCCGGAATCATGTTACACCGGCGCGGCATTTACGGTTTATTTACAGCCGCTGAAGTCATGCCCCAATTTGTCCGGTAG